The following are from one region of the Haloactinomyces albus genome:
- a CDS encoding segregation and condensation protein A, which produces MSSSGRFTVRLDNFEGPFDLLLQLISQHRLDVTEVALHRVTDEFIAYTKELGESSELDEITEFLVVAATLLDLKAARLLPAAEVEDEEDLALLEARDLLFARLLQYRAYKQVAALFRELEAGALRRYPRAVSPEDRFAGLLPEVVLGVDPMGFAEVAAAVFRPKPPATVSLEHLHQHRISVREHAAVLRVLLAEKGVADFAELVGDCEHSLEVVARFLALLELYRETAVLFEQEDPLGELVVHWVGGDLQQARADAEAARASDVEEEYG; this is translated from the coding sequence TTGTCGTCCTCGGGTCGCTTCACGGTACGGCTGGACAATTTCGAAGGTCCCTTCGACCTGCTGTTGCAGCTCATCTCGCAGCACCGGCTCGATGTGACCGAAGTGGCGCTACACCGGGTCACCGACGAGTTCATCGCCTACACCAAGGAACTGGGCGAGAGCTCGGAACTGGATGAGATCACCGAGTTTCTCGTGGTGGCGGCGACATTGCTCGATCTCAAGGCAGCGCGGCTGCTGCCCGCCGCCGAGGTGGAGGACGAGGAGGACCTCGCGCTGCTGGAGGCGCGGGATCTGCTGTTCGCGCGGTTGCTGCAGTACCGTGCCTACAAGCAGGTGGCGGCGCTGTTTCGCGAGTTGGAAGCCGGAGCATTGCGCCGGTATCCCCGGGCGGTGTCCCCGGAGGACCGCTTCGCCGGATTGCTGCCGGAGGTCGTGCTGGGAGTGGATCCGATGGGATTCGCCGAAGTCGCCGCTGCCGTGTTTCGGCCGAAGCCGCCTGCGACGGTCTCGCTGGAGCACCTGCACCAGCATCGGATCTCGGTTCGCGAGCATGCGGCGGTGCTGCGTGTGCTTCTCGCGGAGAAGGGCGTCGCAGACTTCGCCGAGTTGGTCGGCGACTGCGAACACTCTCTCGAGGTCGTGGCGAGGTTCCTGGCTCTCCTGGAGTTGTATCGGGAAACCGCGGTGCTGTTCGAACAGGAGGATCCGTTGGGCGAGTTGGTCGTGCACTGGGTCGGCGGTGATCTGCAGCAGGCACGTGCCGACGCCGAGGCGGCCCGGGCCAGTGATGTGGAAGAGGAGTACGGGTGA